One segment of Candidatus Nanopelagicales bacterium DNA contains the following:
- a CDS encoding cryptochrome/photolyase family protein, with protein sequence MAQKVGQGLGTSEVLLREMQTRMITVVIPYDQLSRTHGAMKDADPRTHEILLIESQSMMASRTWHAERLFLVLSALEHFAAELTDEGFTVHRMEAPSLREGILKFTSEYPSHTIIATQPRSRSLQRVFIELEIDLFNDDSFLTSRSDFEAWAQGRKNLTQEHFYRWQRARLGYLMDGSVPLGGAWNFDQDNRLPPPKPGYEWPTPITFAIDSIDQAVAAKIEKISDSHWGSISMGTWATNRAGALQQLDWFLEHSLNAFGPYEDAMPMDSWAGYHSMLSPYLNLGLISPREICDAALARFAQGGIPINSIEGFIRQLIGWREYINGVYWLFPEEYQAKNELNAQRPLLPLFENPDATQMNCMKSVISDVEARGWAHHIPRLMVMSNLALLANVNPQEFLAWMRRSFIDAADWVMVPNVIGMGMHADNGTMMTKPYIAGGAYIKRMGQFCSGCKYKPTERTGETACPFTTLYWDFLDRNQATFAKNHRMVQQFAGLRKIKDIDAVRMRATEVLLGLEDGTI encoded by the coding sequence ATGGCGCAAAAAGTGGGCCAGGGATTGGGAACAAGTGAAGTATTGCTCAGAGAAATGCAAACGCGGATGATCACCGTTGTCATCCCCTACGACCAACTCAGCCGCACTCACGGCGCTATGAAGGATGCAGATCCTCGTACCCATGAGATTCTCTTGATTGAAAGCCAATCAATGATGGCATCACGCACTTGGCATGCTGAGCGGCTCTTCCTAGTGCTCTCAGCTCTTGAGCACTTTGCTGCTGAATTAACTGATGAAGGCTTCACTGTTCATCGAATGGAAGCGCCCTCTCTACGGGAGGGCATTTTGAAGTTCACATCTGAATATCCCTCGCACACAATCATTGCTACGCAACCTCGTTCACGTTCGTTGCAACGAGTATTCATTGAGCTGGAAATTGACCTCTTCAATGACGATTCATTTTTGACATCACGAAGTGATTTTGAGGCTTGGGCACAAGGAAGAAAAAATCTCACGCAAGAGCACTTCTACCGGTGGCAGCGCGCACGTCTGGGATACCTCATGGATGGCTCCGTACCCCTTGGAGGTGCTTGGAATTTTGACCAAGACAATCGGCTACCGCCACCTAAGCCAGGATACGAGTGGCCAACACCAATCACCTTCGCAATCGACAGCATCGATCAAGCGGTCGCAGCAAAAATCGAAAAGATCTCGGATTCGCATTGGGGATCTATCTCGATGGGAACCTGGGCTACAAATCGAGCGGGTGCTCTTCAACAGCTTGACTGGTTTCTCGAACATTCCCTCAATGCATTCGGACCATATGAAGACGCCATGCCAATGGATTCCTGGGCTGGTTATCACTCGATGCTTTCGCCTTATCTCAACCTTGGGCTCATAAGTCCAAGAGAAATATGTGACGCAGCTCTTGCCCGCTTTGCTCAAGGCGGTATTCCTATCAATTCAATTGAAGGTTTCATTCGTCAGTTGATTGGATGGCGCGAATACATCAATGGCGTGTATTGGCTATTCCCGGAGGAATACCAAGCAAAGAATGAACTCAACGCTCAGCGGCCACTACTTCCGCTCTTTGAAAATCCTGATGCCACACAAATGAACTGCATGAAATCTGTTATTTCAGATGTTGAAGCACGCGGGTGGGCACATCACATTCCTCGACTCATGGTCATGAGTAATCTCGCGCTGCTCGCCAACGTGAATCCACAAGAGTTTCTGGCCTGGATGCGAAGATCATTCATCGATGCTGCTGACTGGGTGATGGTGCCCAATGTGATCGGCATGGGAATGCATGCAGATAACGGCACCATGATGACTAAGCCCTACATTGCTGGCGGTGCGTACATCAAACGCATGGGTCAGTTTTGTTCAGGATGCAAATACAAGCCAACAGAACGCACTGGTGAAACTGCTTGTCCATTCACGACCTTGTACTGGGATTTCCTGGATCGAAACCAGGCGACCTTTGCCAAGAACCACCGCATGGTTCAACAATTTGCTGGCCTGAGAAAAATCAAAGACATCGATGCAGTGCGCATGAGGGCAACTGAGGTGCTTCTCGGACTTGAAGACGGGACTATTTAA